The Neisseria subflava genomic interval GGATACCGCGTTGAACTAAGGCTTCCAACATTTCGTTTACGCCGTCGAACAAGATGGTTTGGTCGGCATAGCAGCGGCTGTATTCGTCCAAAAACTCTTTGCGCCATTGCATATAGTCCGGATGGTCGGGCGTAATACCTGCACCAAGTTTAAGCAAACCGCTCGCACCATGGCTAGCCTGTGGACGGATTTCATCCATGCTTTTTTCTGGCAAACCGTGTCGGCGCAATACCGTGTTGAGCGCGCCACCCAAATCAAGTGCAGTATCGGCAAGCGTGCCGTCAAGGTCGAATAATACGGCTTGGGTCATAAGTGTTCCTTTGATGATTTTAGAAGGCCGTCTGAACAATCCAACAAGTTTCAGACGGCCTGAATATGGTTAATGGTGATGATGAATTTTTAAACATCCAAACCGCATTGCTTTAATTTTTTACGTGCAATGCTTTTCTGTTCTTCTGTAAACAACGGTGACCATCGTTCTTGGAGAATTAAATACTCCATGCTGATTTTTAATCCTTTTTCTTGGCCGTATAAGTATAGATCATGCAATCCTTGGCTAATATCTGGCGAAGCCAGTAATTTATCGGCTGCAGCCTTACCACCCATCTCATCTACCATTTGCTTAAACCGCGTAGCCCTATAAGGTGTCGGTAATTTCTTTGCCAAATCATAAATTTCTAACATGGCATGATGAAAATCTGCCTCTAATTGTTTCTTATCCATTTTTTTCCTCATTATTCATTATGATGTTCGTGCATTTCTTGCGAACACAAAACTTCATCTTTATGCGGATGCTGTTCACTTTCAATCTGAATCGTACAATGCCCGATGTTGTGATGCGCCAATTCATGTTCGATGCGATAGACGATTTGTTCGGACTCTGCAACCGTCATACTGCCATCGACAACAATATGGCAGGACAAAACGTGGATATTGCTGGTAATCGTCCAAACATGCAAGTCGTGAACAGATTTTACGCCCTCCGTATTGCGGATAACGCTGAGCAACTCATCGGTATGGATGTTTTCCGGCGCACCTTCCATCAAAATGTGCAAAGTCTGTTTAAACAGCTTCCAGCCACTGCGCCCTACCAAAGCCGCCACCAATACGCTGGCAACCGTATCCGCCCATTGCCAGCCATACGCCATCATCAGTACCGCTGCGACAATCGCCCCTATCGAGCCGAATAAATCGCTGATTACATGCAGATACGCGCCGCGCATATTGACGTTTTCTTCAGTATCACCATTCTTCAACATATAAACGGCCACGCCGATATTGACCAACAATCCAATGATACTGACCACCAACATGCCGCCCGTCAAAATTTCCGGCGGATAAAACAATCGTTTGACTGCTTCATAAAAAATCATCGCCGCAATCAACACCAGCGACAATCCGTTAAACATCGCTGTCAAAATTTCAAAACGCTTATAGCCAAATGTTTTTTGCAGCGTGGTCTGTTTCTCGCCAAGTTTGAATGCCCACAATGCCACGCCCAGCGAAAACGCATCGCTGAACATATGCCCCGCATCGGAAAGCAGGGCCAAAGAGTTGGTCAGCCAGCCGCCGACCGCCTCAACCAGCATAAATCCTGCAATGACGAAAAAGGAAATACGCAATACCTGCTTATTGGCGGTATGCGTATGCGCGTGCGAATGATCGTGATGATGTGCCATGATGATTTTACCGTTTCAGACGGCCTTTTTATCCTGTTTCAAACTTTTCTCAAAATCTTCCAACATATCCAGCTCGAAACGGCTGAATCCTGCGCGTTCCCGTGCTTCGATATTGACGTAGCCGCGGAAGATAAACATATCGTAATGCGCAATCAGGCTGCGGAACAAGGCAACCGGTTCCAAACCGCGTTCACGGCAAAGATGCTGATACCAATGATTGCCGATGGCGACATGCCCCACTTCATCGCGATAAATAATATCCAGTACATCGCAGGTTTCCATATCGCCACGTTGCGCCACTTTTGCACGAATACCAGGCGTGACATCCAAACCGCGCGCCTCTAACACCCGCGGCACCAAAGCCATGCGCAACAAGGGATCGTAAGCAGTTTTATACGCCATATCCCATAAATGCCCGTGCGCTTCAAAATCGCCGTAATCGTAGCCCAAGCTGTTCAGACGGCCACGCATCAAGCCGAAGTGAAACACTTCTTCTTTCGCCACCCTTACCCAATCGCGTACAAACTGAAACGGCATATTGCGAAAACGATACGCCGCATCTAAAGCCAGATTAATCGCATTAAATTCAATGTGCGCAATCGCGTGCAGCATGGCTGCATAGCCTTCGATCGTATTCATCTTGCGCGGCGTTACTTCTGATGGCGCAACCAAACGCGGGCGGGACGGATGTCCGGCAAAACGGCAATCCACAGGTTTTGACTCCTCAATAGTCAAACCTTCCGCCTCGCCCAACTGCGCAAACAAGGCCTGCGTCAATCTTCCCTTTTCATCCGGATTGTCCGACAGCAAAGCCTGTTCCAATAAAGGATAAGGATTCAGATACATACAAAACCATTGTTTTAAAAAGACAAATATTATAACCGTTTTAAAAAGCAAACAGAAAGACTATAATTTCACGCTTTCCGTAAAATGACATTAAATACCACACCAAACCATTGTGTGCTTCATTAAAAAAACGTCAAAACCAAATGCAGGCCGTCTGAAGAAATGAAATTATTTCAGTCACTTGATTGGATTTTTCATATTTACACAAATTAAACCCCCCATTCAGCCCCTTGCCTGTTACACCATAACGTCTATACTGAACCCATCTCTCCGAACAAGGAACCAAAACATGAAAACTACCCGACTGTTCACCCTGACCGCTGCCGCGCTGCTTTCTTCAGCCATCGGCTTTGCACAAGCCGGCGCAGTGGACGCCCTGAAAAAATTCAATAATGACGCCGACGGTATCAGCGGCAACTTCAGCCAAACCGTTCACAGCAAAAAGAAAACCCAAACCACACACGGTACATTCAAAATCCTGCGCCCGGGCTTGTTCAAATGGGAATACACCAAACCCTACAAACAAACCATTGTTGGCGACGGCAAAACCATTTGGCTCTATGACGTAGATTTGGCGCAAGTAACCAAGTCCTCACAAGACCAAACCATCGGCGACAGCCCTGCCGCCATCCTCTCCAACAAAACCGCATTGGACAGCAGCTACACGCTGAAAGAAGACGGTTCTGCCAACGGTATCGACTACGTTTTGGCTACGCCTAAGAAAAACAACGCCGGCTATCAATACATCCGCATCGGCTTCAAAGGCGACAACCTCGCCGCCATGCAGTTGAAAGACAGCTTCGGCAACCAAACCAGCATCAGCTTCAGCGGTTTGAACACCAAGCCTAACCTTTCCAGCGGTATGTTCAAATTCACGCCTCCTAAAGGCGTTGATGTTTTGAGCAACTAAGCTTCTAATGAAATACAAAGGCCGTCTGAACAACAGACGGCCTTTTATTTAGTTCAATTCAACATCAAACACACTGTTACTTTTGACCTTGAATGGCAGCGGCAATTTTTTCTGCGCCTTTTTTCGCCCAGTCTGCCTGCTTGGCTTCCACCATCACACGCACGACAGGCTCGGTACCGGATGCACGCAAGACCACACGGCCTTTGCCTTCGAGTTCTTTTTCCACTTCAGCCAAAGCCTCTTTGGAAGCGTCCTGCCAGTTTTGGCCTTTTTTGATGCGGACGTTAATCATGGTTTGCGGATACGGCTGCCAATCGGCGCAGACGGTGGCAAGGTCTTGATTCAAGGTTTGCAATGCCGCCAAAACTTGCAGCGCGGAAATGATGCCGTCGCCGGTATTGTGTTTGTCCATGCACAAAATATGGCCGCTGGCTTCACCGCCAATCAGCCAACCGCGTTGGTGGAGCTGTTCCAACACATAGCGGTCGCCCACTTTGGCGCGGCAGAAATCAACGCCCTGCTCTTTCAAAGCAATTTCCATCGCCATATTGGTCATCACTGTACCCACCACGCCGCCGATTTCCACGCCTTCGTGCGCGCGCGCTTTGGCAATCACATAAATCAGGCTGTCGCCGTCATACACTTTGCCATTGCGATCAACCATCATCAAACGGTCGCCATCGCCATCCAAGGCAATGCCGTAATCGGCTTCATTTTGCAACACAGCCGCTTGCAAAGCTTTCGGATGGGTCGCACCACATTTCTCATTAATGTTATAGCCGTTTGGCTCATCACCGATGCTGACCACTTGCGCGCCTAATTCGTGGAATACTTTAGGCGCAACTGCATAGCCTGCACCATTGGCGGTATCGACCACCAATTTCAGACCGCGCAAGTCCAAATGACTTGGGAAAGTGGATTTACAAAACTCGATATAGCGGTCATCCGCACCATTAATCCGGCGTGCACGGCCCAAACGGCCGGACGGCTGGGTTTTCATTTCTTCATCGATTTTGGCTTCAATTTCCAACTCGATTTCATCGCTCAACTTCACACCGCCTTCGGCAAAGAATTTAATGCCGTTGTCGGAATAAACGTTATGGGAAGCAGAAATCATCACACCGGCAGACAAACGTAAAGCACGGGTCAGATACGCTACGCCCGGGGTTGGCAAAGGGCCGGTTTGAATAACATTGACACCGGCGGCAGTAAAGCCGGCAATCAGAGCGGCTTCCAGCATATAGCCTGAAATACGCGTGTCTTTACCGATTAAAACGGTCGGTTTAATTTCACCTTCGTGCTGTACCAAAACCTGACCTGCCGCATAACCCAATTTCAAGACAAAATCAGGATTGATAGGGAATTGACCGACTTCGCCGCGTACACCGTCAGTACCGAAATATTTTTTTGCCATGAGATAACTCCGTGATTGTTTTGTCGTATGTGAATATGGTTGAACTTCTTTAAAAGAATATTGTGTTTGAAGGCCGTCTGAATCTTTCAGACAAACCATAATCTACTACTTACGTATTATAGCAAGATCAGGCCTTCCTGCACGAAAAAAGCGCATCCTATGCAGAATGCGCTTTCTATTCGAGATTTAAAGTCAAATTTTAGAATTTAGCACCAGATTGATTAGCCATGTAATCAACTGCAGCTTTCACTTCATCGTCGCTCAGGCTGCCGTTACCGCCTTTGGCAGGCATGGCGTTAAAGCCTTCGATTGCATGTTTGTGCAGGGTATCTTTACCTTGTTTGATACGAGGAGCCCAGTCTTCTTTTTTACCTACATGAGGAACACCGGGAACCGCACCGCCGTGACATGCTTGGCAGCTGGCTTCGTAAACTTTTTTACCGTCTACACCACTGGCAGCTGCGCCTTTGTCTTCAGCTTTGGCAGCATCTGCTTTAGGAGCATCGGCAGGAGCCGCAGCATCAGCCGCTGGAGCTGAAGCAGCTTCACCGGAAGCAGCGGCATCGGCAGGGGCCGCAGCATCAGGATCAGGGAAAGTACCGCCGGCTTTGTTGGCCATATAAGTAATCACGCGTTTCAATTCTTGGTCGGTCAAATCAGCCGCACCACCTTTGGCAGGCATTGCGTTGAAACCGTTCAAAGCGTGTTGGAACAAGGTATCAAAACCTTGGGCGATACGAGGAGCCCAATCGCCTTTGTTTTCAAATTTAGGCGCGTTAGGAACAATGCTGTCCGCCGCGTGACATTGGATACAGATTTTGTTGAAAATCTGGTCGCCTTGACGTTCGCCGACAGGGATGCCGTCGCCCAGTTTGAGTTGGCCGACTGGCTGGATACGGGTTTGAGTCGCAGCTTCGGTTGTTTCGTTAACATCGCCGAATGAACCGCTTCCTGCCAATTTGATCAGGAAGAAAATCACTGCAATAACAATAACGATACCGCTCACAAGGGTGAACAATGCAGAGCCTTGGGCTTTGTGGTCGCGGAGTTGTTTCATTTGGTAGGCCTCGCCGTTAGGTTAGGTTGTGCTGTAAGTTATAGTTTATGTGTTAAACGCAATTAACAATATTTTGCTGGATTATACTGAATTCGCAAAGGCTTTCCAATCCATCTTGAGAAAAAGATACGCAAAAATCCTCAAAAAGGCCGTCTGAAATCTATAAGCCTTTGTAGTTAATTGATTATTCCAGCCATACAAAAAAGTGACCGCCAATGCCACTTTCAGACACTTTCAAGATAAACTTTGCCAATAAAGCCAATATGCGTTAACCTTACGGCTTCCGCACCCATAGCTCAGTTGGAAGAGTGTCAGTTTCCGAAGCTGGAGGTCACAGGTTCGATCCCTGTTGGGTGCGCCAATTATAAAGAGGCCGTCTGAAAGATGAAAATTTTTCAGACGGCCTTTTGATTTACTTCAAATAAAACTACATTCAATTTCAGATTGAACGGCTATTGCAACACTTTGGCGAATGCCTCGGCCACATAATCGATATTCGATGCATTCAAACCGGCCACACACATCCTGCCCGAATCCAGCAGATAAACGGCAAACTCGTCACGCAGGCGGTGTACCTGCTCTACGGTCAGGCCTGTATAGCTGAACATACCGCGCTGTTTGATGAAATAGCTGAAATCGCGATTGGGGATTTTTGCCGTCAAAACATCATAAAGTTTCTGACGCATGGCACGGATGCGGTCGCGCATGGCGTAAACCTCATTTTCCCACAAAGCGCGCAAATCATCACTGTTCATCACATCAGACGCAATATATGCACCATGCGCGGCAGGGCTGGAATAAATGCGGCGGACAGTAAATTTCAACTGTCCGAACACCAGCTCTGCTTCTTCCTTATTGGGGCATACTACGCTCAAACCGCCGACGCGCTCGCCGTACAGCGACAGATTTTTCGAGAAAGAGTTGCTGACAAACAAAGGCAGACCCATTTCGACGGCTTTACGGATTGCATACGCATCGCTGTCCAAATCCTCGCCGAAACCTTGATAGGCAATATCCATAAACGGAATCAGCTTGTGCGTTTTGATGATGTCCAACACCTCATCCCATTGCGCTTGCGACATATCTACGCCGGTCGGGTTTTGACAGCATGGATGCAAAATCAAGACGCTGTTTTCCGGCAATGTTTTGAAAAACGCTGTCATTTCTTCAAATTTTACGCCGACGGTTTCAGGGTTGTAATAAGGATACGTCCCCACTTCAAAACCGGCGCCTTCAAAAATGCCTTTATGGTTATCCCAAGTCGGATCGCTGACATAGGCTTTTACATCGGGGAACCAACGGTGCAAAAAGTCGGCACCGACTTTCAACGCCCCCGAGCCGCCTAAAGTCTGTACGGTCGCAACACGCCCTTCTGCCAATGCCGGATTATCCTTGCCAAACAACAAACGCTGAACCGCGCTTCGATAAGTGTCCAAACCTTCCATCGGCAGATAAGGAGAGGGGCGCGGTACGGCCGCACGCTCTGCTGCTGCCCGGCGGACAGATTCCAAAACCGGCATTTTGCCTTCGTCATCAAAATAAATGCCTATGCTCAAATTGACTTTTTCAGGACGCTCGTCGCGTTTGAAGGTTTCAACCAAACTCAAAATCGGGTCGCCCGGATAATACTCGACATGACGGTACATAGTGCTTCCTTTGTTTTCAGACAGAATGATGAAGATTGTGGCACTAAAAGGTCTTATTTGCAAAATCAAGGCCGTCTGAAAAATTCAGACGGCCTGATTATTTTTAAACGCTACCAATCTACCCGTTTCAAATCATTTTGCGCCAATACATCCGCATGCTCGCTGCGGCTTTGATATTCCCTGTCCTGCAAAATGCGGCGGGCGACATAATTCAAGTGCAGCTTGGCCGCTTTTGCAGCCTCCGTCGGCTTAGCCTGGGCAACGGCTTCAAAAATAGCGCGGTGCTGGGCAATCAATGTCGGGCGCGGGTCTTCGGTTTGATGGATATAGATAATGCCGCTGCGTGTTTGCTGATAAAGCATTTTGAGCAGGCTGCTGGAAAGATGACTGAATAGGATATTGTGTGCGGCATCGGCAATGGTTTGATGGAAGCTGACGTCTGCCTCGGCTTGATGCTCCAAGTTTCCGCTTTCGCAGGCCGTCTCGAACTTCTGCCGCCAGAAGTCAATGCGTTTCAAATCGGCGTCAGTCCGTCTTTCGGCAGCCAGCGCCGCCATACAGCCTTCAACGTGACAGCTGAAATCGAATACGTCTGTTTCCCAATTGGTATGTTTGCCGAGCAACTCCTGCCAGCTTTGTAAAAAATCCTGCTGCGGCTTGACGGAAACATAATAGCCATCGCCCTGCCGCGCTTCCAAAACCTGCTTGGCAATCAAGATATTCAATGCCACCCTGACCGACGGACGCGATACGCCGAATTCTTCCGCAAGCGTACGTTCGGGAGGCAATTTACTGCCTTCTTCATAAATGCCGGTAGCGATACGTTCTTCCAAAACGGCTAAAACCTGATCGCTGATTTTTTGCGGACGAACCAATTTCGTCATGTTGTATTCCTGATGATTGAAGGACAGTTTTATTCAGACGGCCATAAATTGGATTGACCAATTGGCCGCCCATTCTAATCAATCCCCTATTTTTTCGTCAAGAAATGTTATCAAATCGCAACATCAATAGAAAATCATAAGCAAATGACGCTTTCTATACCAAATATCTTCTTGCTTTTAGTTAAATAATTAAATTAATGAAATTCCCAATAATCAAGTTTAAAACTATATTAGCATTTTTCATTAACTGCTTAAGAAGAATCAAATTTTACCATCACTGGTATAACCAAATCACGAACCAGCAAAACATGCAAATAAAATGATAAATATTGATATAAGTTAAAAACAGTATGTTTTAATTTTACTAAACTTTGTATATACTGCTTAAGTATTACTCGACATGACACTTAATAATAGAGAGAAACCACATGAAATACCCACCATTACTTATCTTGCCTATCGTCTTAGCCGTATCTCAAGCATGGGCAGATACTGACCCTGTACCTGAAGAAACAGTTACCCTTTCCCCTGTCACCGTTACCGGCACACAACAAGAAAAAGCCAACCGCGTTACTTTCAACCCCAAAGCTGCTTTGCAACCCCTCCCTGCCGGTGACGGGGCAGACCTTTTACAATCCGTGCCTAATATGAGCATCATCCGCAAAGGCGGCAGCTCGGGCGATCCGCTGTTCCGTGGCTTGGGTGGCTCGCGCCTCTCCGTCAATGCCGACGACCAGTTTATTTATGGCGGTTGCGGTATGCGCATGGATCCGCCAACTGCCTATATCCACCCAAATTCATTTGATCAAGTCGTGGTCACCAAAGGCCCGCAAACCGTTACCCAAGGTATGGGCTTGGTTAGCGGCTCGGTGCAATTTATCCGTAAAGATCCTGATTTCACTGAAAAACCTTATAACATTAACGCCACCCTGACAGCAGGCAGCAATGACCGCCTTGACGGCTCGCTGGAAGCTGAGTTCGGCGGCAAATACGGCTATGTCCGTACCAATATCTCCCATAACGAAGCCGACGATTACAAAGACGGCGACGGCAATCGCATTCATTCCAACTTCAAACGCGACAGCCAAATGTTGCAACTGGGTGTTACCCCGACAGAAAACACCACCATTGCCGGTACATACGAGCGCAGCAGGGCCAAGGTTGCCTACGCCGACCGCATGATGGACGGCAGCAAATTCGACCGTGATGCGTGGAACATCCGTTTTACCCAACGCAACCTTACCCCATGGTTCAGCGAGTTGGAACTGCGCTACGGTAAAAGCGAAATCGACCACGTGATGGACACATACAGCCTGCGTACCATCTACGACCGTGCCGGCAAGCAGATTAAAAATGCCAACAACCCTAAACGCAATACCGATACAGGCCGTCTGAAAGCCACTTTCGACTGGGACAAGCTCAACCTGCAAACCGGTTTGGACTATCTGGACGACGTCCACGTCGCACGCATGGAGCGTGGCGGCGACGGCTACAGCCACAAGCCTTACATGCCCAACCAAAGTTTCAAACAATGGGGCATTTTCACCGAAGCCTCTTGGCAGCAAACCGACAATCAACGCTGGGTAGCAGGTTTGCGCCATGACCAAGTCAAAGCACATTACGATACCGCGCGCGTGACCGACCCCGTTTTGAAACATCAAAAATTCAATTTGAACTCAGGCTTCCTGCGCTGGGAAAGAAATACGGACAACGGCCTGAAATACTATGCCGGCTTCGGTATTGCCGAACGCGCACCTGACTACTGGGAACGCCTGCAGTCTGAAAACAAAGCCATCCGCGCAGAGCAAAACCGCCAAATCGATGCAGGTGTAATCTGGAAACGTCCTAACCTCCACGCTTCCGTATCCGTATTCGGCAGCGACATCAAAGACTTCATCATGATGGAGCGCCAAGGCATGAATTTCGGCGTGCGCAACATCAACGCTTCACGCTTTGGCGGCGAAGCCGAAGTCAAATGGACATTTGCGCCTAACTGGGAAGTCGGCACCAGCCTCGCCTACACCCACGGCAAAAACCGTACCGACGGCAAACCTTTGGCACAAACGCCGCCGCTCGAGTGGAACAATACCCTCGCCTTTGACAACGGCAAATTCAGCGCGGGCGCATTATGGCGCGTCGTGGCCAAACAAAACCGTTACAGTAAAGGCCAAGGCAATATCGTCGGCCAAGACATCGGCGCTTCTTCGGGCTTTGGCGTACTCTCGCTCAACGCCGGTTGGAAATTCAGCAAATACGCCACATTGCAAGGCGGCGTGGACAAC includes:
- a CDS encoding aromatic amino acid transaminase → MYRHVEYYPGDPILSLVETFKRDERPEKVNLSIGIYFDDEGKMPVLESVRRAAAERAAVPRPSPYLPMEGLDTYRSAVQRLLFGKDNPALAEGRVATVQTLGGSGALKVGADFLHRWFPDVKAYVSDPTWDNHKGIFEGAGFEVGTYPYYNPETVGVKFEEMTAFFKTLPENSVLILHPCCQNPTGVDMSQAQWDEVLDIIKTHKLIPFMDIAYQGFGEDLDSDAYAIRKAVEMGLPLFVSNSFSKNLSLYGERVGGLSVVCPNKEEAELVFGQLKFTVRRIYSSPAAHGAYIASDVMNSDDLRALWENEVYAMRDRIRAMRQKLYDVLTAKIPNRDFSYFIKQRGMFSYTGLTVEQVHRLRDEFAVYLLDSGRMCVAGLNASNIDYVAEAFAKVLQ
- the glmM gene encoding phosphoglucosamine mutase; its protein translation is MAKKYFGTDGVRGEVGQFPINPDFVLKLGYAAGQVLVQHEGEIKPTVLIGKDTRISGYMLEAALIAGFTAAGVNVIQTGPLPTPGVAYLTRALRLSAGVMISASHNVYSDNGIKFFAEGGVKLSDEIELEIEAKIDEEMKTQPSGRLGRARRINGADDRYIEFCKSTFPSHLDLRGLKLVVDTANGAGYAVAPKVFHELGAQVVSIGDEPNGYNINEKCGATHPKALQAAVLQNEADYGIALDGDGDRLMMVDRNGKVYDGDSLIYVIAKARAHEGVEIGGVVGTVMTNMAMEIALKEQGVDFCRAKVGDRYVLEQLHQRGWLIGGEASGHILCMDKHNTGDGIISALQVLAALQTLNQDLATVCADWQPYPQTMINVRIKKGQNWQDASKEALAEVEKELEGKGRVVLRASGTEPVVRVMVEAKQADWAKKGAEKIAAAIQGQK
- a CDS encoding FadR/GntR family transcriptional regulator produces the protein MTKLVRPQKISDQVLAVLEERIATGIYEEGSKLPPERTLAEEFGVSRPSVRVALNILIAKQVLEARQGDGYYVSVKPQQDFLQSWQELLGKHTNWETDVFDFSCHVEGCMAALAAERRTDADLKRIDFWRQKFETACESGNLEHQAEADVSFHQTIADAAHNILFSHLSSSLLKMLYQQTRSGIIYIHQTEDPRPTLIAQHRAIFEAVAQAKPTEAAKAAKLHLNYVARRILQDREYQSRSEHADVLAQNDLKRVDW
- a CDS encoding TonB-dependent copper receptor is translated as MKYPPLLILPIVLAVSQAWADTDPVPEETVTLSPVTVTGTQQEKANRVTFNPKAALQPLPAGDGADLLQSVPNMSIIRKGGSSGDPLFRGLGGSRLSVNADDQFIYGGCGMRMDPPTAYIHPNSFDQVVVTKGPQTVTQGMGLVSGSVQFIRKDPDFTEKPYNINATLTAGSNDRLDGSLEAEFGGKYGYVRTNISHNEADDYKDGDGNRIHSNFKRDSQMLQLGVTPTENTTIAGTYERSRAKVAYADRMMDGSKFDRDAWNIRFTQRNLTPWFSELELRYGKSEIDHVMDTYSLRTIYDRAGKQIKNANNPKRNTDTGRLKATFDWDKLNLQTGLDYLDDVHVARMERGGDGYSHKPYMPNQSFKQWGIFTEASWQQTDNQRWVAGLRHDQVKAHYDTARVTDPVLKHQKFNLNSGFLRWERNTDNGLKYYAGFGIAERAPDYWERLQSENKAIRAEQNRQIDAGVIWKRPNLHASVSVFGSDIKDFIMMERQGMNFGVRNINASRFGGEAEVKWTFAPNWEVGTSLAYTHGKNRTDGKPLAQTPPLEWNNTLAFDNGKFSAGALWRVVAKQNRYSKGQGNIVGQDIGASSGFGVLSLNAGWKFSKYATLQGGVDNVFNKTYAEFVSRGGDPSAGTQTMRVNEPGRTAWLRLQAKF
- a CDS encoding cation diffusion facilitator family transporter; protein product: MAHHHDHSHAHTHTANKQVLRISFFVIAGFMLVEAVGGWLTNSLALLSDAGHMFSDAFSLGVALWAFKLGEKQTTLQKTFGYKRFEILTAMFNGLSLVLIAAMIFYEAVKRLFYPPEILTGGMLVVSIIGLLVNIGVAVYMLKNGDTEENVNMRGAYLHVISDLFGSIGAIVAAVLMMAYGWQWADTVASVLVAALVGRSGWKLFKQTLHILMEGAPENIHTDELLSVIRNTEGVKSVHDLHVWTITSNIHVLSCHIVVDGSMTVAESEQIVYRIEHELAHHNIGHCTIQIESEQHPHKDEVLCSQEMHEHHNE
- a CDS encoding ferritin-like domain-containing protein, giving the protein MYLNPYPLLEQALLSDNPDEKGRLTQALFAQLGEAEGLTIEESKPVDCRFAGHPSRPRLVAPSEVTPRKMNTIEGYAAMLHAIAHIEFNAINLALDAAYRFRNMPFQFVRDWVRVAKEEVFHFGLMRGRLNSLGYDYGDFEAHGHLWDMAYKTAYDPLLRMALVPRVLEARGLDVTPGIRAKVAQRGDMETCDVLDIIYRDEVGHVAIGNHWYQHLCRERGLEPVALFRSLIAHYDMFIFRGYVNIEARERAGFSRFELDMLEDFEKSLKQDKKAV
- the lolA gene encoding outer membrane lipoprotein chaperone LolA; this encodes MKTTRLFTLTAAALLSSAIGFAQAGAVDALKKFNNDADGISGNFSQTVHSKKKTQTTHGTFKILRPGLFKWEYTKPYKQTIVGDGKTIWLYDVDLAQVTKSSQDQTIGDSPAAILSNKTALDSSYTLKEDGSANGIDYVLATPKKNNAGYQYIRIGFKGDNLAAMQLKDSFGNQTSISFSGLNTKPNLSSGMFKFTPPKGVDVLSN
- a CDS encoding c-type cytochrome, which codes for MKQLRDHKAQGSALFTLVSGIVIVIAVIFFLIKLAGSGSFGDVNETTEAATQTRIQPVGQLKLGDGIPVGERQGDQIFNKICIQCHAADSIVPNAPKFENKGDWAPRIAQGFDTLFQHALNGFNAMPAKGGAADLTDQELKRVITYMANKAGGTFPDPDAAAPADAAASGEAASAPAADAAAPADAPKADAAKAEDKGAAASGVDGKKVYEASCQACHGGAVPGVPHVGKKEDWAPRIKQGKDTLHKHAIEGFNAMPAKGGNGSLSDDEVKAAVDYMANQSGAKF